The following proteins are encoded in a genomic region of Cryptomeria japonica chromosome 11, Sugi_1.0, whole genome shotgun sequence:
- the LOC131075085 gene encoding protein CDI, translated as MAQFRQFVSKIWRLTSLSSKPAFAASSASFSRKLRDGSKQSNLFPLKAILAVGVGMGMGVGFAASAPSLAEAREGPEQRSGAGEHKAAGIMGGPVITRSGKELGKLKIFVGYDPREELAYEVCRHSILKHASFPVEVIPIKQSDLRNAGLYWRSRGGTESTEFSFTRFLTPFLAGFQGWALFVDCDFLYTADIKELAELIDDKYAIMCVQHDYKPKTATKMDGVVQTTYPRKNWSSMVLYNCEHPKNRVLTPSVVNSQSGAFLHRFMWLDDSDIGSIPFTWNFLVGHNEVDPKDPTTYPKAIHYTLGGPWFEAWKDCPFADLWLQEMEEYKRSQMIQKVIQDELMKLLDTRMDDRAGGLETRVADLEGKVKEISALQKLLLIYLQEKFLTDAGNGSKEPPVDA; from the coding sequence ATGGCCCAGTTCCGCCAGTTTGTGAGCAAGATCTGGCGGTTAACATCTCTCAGTAGTAAACCGGCTTTCGCTGCTTCCTCGGCGAGCTTTTCGAGGAAATTGAGAGATGGAAGCAAGCAATCCAATTTGTTCCCCTTGAAAGCCATTTTAGCAGTGGGAGTGGGAATGGGAATGGGAGTAGGATTTGCAGCGTCGGCGCCCAGTCTAGCAGAAGCTCGGGAGGGCCCAGAACAGAGGTCTGGTGCGGGCGAGCATAAGGCGGCGGGCATAATGGGGGGGCCAGTGATTACCCGTAGTGGAAAAGAATTGGGGAAATTGAAGATATTCGTAGGATATGATCCCCGCGAGGAGCTTGCGTATGAGGTGTGCAGGCATTCCATACTGAAGCATGCCTCATTCCCTGTGGAAGTGATTCCCATAAAGCAGTCAGATCTCCGCAATGCAGGGCTCTACTGGCGCTCCAGAGGTGGAACTGAGAGCACCGAATTCTCCTTTACCAGGTTTTTGACTCCCTTCTTGGCTGGATTCCAAGGTTGGGCTCTCTTTGTTGATTGTGATTTTCTCTACACTGCTGACATTAAAGAATTGGCCGAGCTTATTGATGATAAGTATGCCATCATGTGTGTTCAACATGATTACAAACCCAAGACTGCCACAAAAATGGATGGGGTTGTGCAAACTACTTACCCGAGGAAGAATTGGTCGTCTATGGTGTTGTATAATTGCGAGCACCCGAAGAACAGGGTCCTTACGCCCTCTGTAGTCAATTCCCAGTCTGGAGCATTTCTGCACAGGTTCATGTGGCTTGATGACTCTGACATTGGCTCCATTCCCTTTACCTGGAATTTCCTTGTGGGTCACAATGAGGTTGATCCCAAGGATCCCACTACATATCCCAAGGCCATACATTATACATTGGGTGGTCCCTGGTTCGAGGCCTGGAAAGATTGCCCATTTGCAGATCTTTGGCTTCAGGAAATGGAAGAGTATAAGAGATCCCAAATGATACAGAAGGTGATCCAAGATGAGCTTATGAAACTTTTGGATACCAGAATGGATGACAGAGCCGGGGGTCTTGAGACCAGGGTTGCTGACTTGGAGGGTAAAGTTAAAGAGATATCTGCTCTGCAGAAATTGCTCTTGATCTATTTGCAAGAGAAATTTTTGACTGATGCAGGAAATGGATCTAAAGAACCTCCCGTTGATGCCTAG